One window of the Amycolatopsis mediterranei genome contains the following:
- a CDS encoding glycosyltransferase family 4 protein: protein MTNSVLRVVEHLRERAHDVLIIAPGPGPDSYRGAPVIRIPALDVPGVSSLPIGLPTRTVLNALAAFGPDVVHLASPFVVGARGLAAARRLRVPSIAVYQTDIAGFAAAYGFGIGARAAWRWVRRLHSRADRTLAPSSDSVEQLRLHGVPRVHRWARGVDIDRFSPAHADPVLRAELAPDGELLVGFVGRLAPEKEVDRLAALAAVPGIRVVVVGDGPELENLREQLPDAAFLGAKYGKELSKAYASLDVFVHTGPHETFCQAVQEAMASGLPVLAPDAGGPKDLVLPGRTGYLLPADRERFGPALVEKVDALRDAALRARLGEKARKVVLGRTWPAVCHELVGHYEAVRGRAARAA, encoded by the coding sequence GTGACCAACTCCGTCCTGCGGGTCGTCGAGCACCTGCGCGAACGCGCGCACGACGTGCTGATCATCGCCCCCGGCCCCGGCCCGGACTCCTACCGCGGTGCCCCGGTGATCCGGATTCCCGCGCTGGACGTCCCCGGGGTCAGCTCCCTGCCGATCGGCCTGCCGACGCGCACGGTGCTGAACGCGCTGGCCGCGTTCGGCCCGGACGTCGTGCACCTGGCGTCGCCGTTCGTCGTCGGCGCGCGCGGGCTCGCCGCGGCGAGACGGCTGCGCGTCCCTTCGATCGCCGTCTACCAGACCGACATCGCCGGGTTCGCCGCCGCGTACGGCTTCGGCATCGGCGCCCGCGCCGCGTGGCGCTGGGTCCGGCGGCTGCACTCACGCGCCGACCGGACCCTCGCCCCCTCCAGCGACTCCGTCGAGCAGCTGCGGCTCCACGGCGTGCCGCGGGTGCACCGATGGGCGCGGGGCGTGGACATCGACCGGTTCTCCCCGGCGCACGCCGACCCGGTGCTGCGGGCCGAGCTGGCCCCGGACGGCGAGCTGCTCGTCGGCTTCGTCGGCCGGCTGGCGCCCGAGAAGGAGGTCGACCGGCTGGCCGCGCTGGCCGCGGTGCCGGGGATCCGCGTGGTCGTCGTCGGCGACGGGCCCGAACTCGAAAACCTCAGGGAGCAGCTGCCGGACGCCGCTTTCCTCGGCGCGAAGTACGGCAAAGAGCTCTCGAAGGCGTACGCGAGCCTCGACGTCTTCGTCCACACCGGACCGCACGAGACATTCTGCCAGGCGGTGCAGGAGGCGATGGCCTCCGGGCTGCCGGTGCTCGCCCCGGACGCGGGCGGCCCGAAGGACCTCGTGCTGCCCGGCCGCACCGGCTACCTGCTGCCCGCGGACCGCGAGCGGTTCGGCCCGGCGCTCGTCGAGAAGGTCGACGCCCTGCGCGACGCCGCGTTGCGCGCGAGGCTCGGCGAGAAGGCGCGCAAGGTGGTGCTGGGCCGCACCTGGCCCGCCGTCTGCCACGAGCTGGTCGGGCACTACGAAGCCGTGCGGGGCCGGGCCGCCCGCGCGGCCTGA
- a CDS encoding 1,4-dihydroxy-2-naphthoate polyprenyltransferase: MASLSEWIEGARPRTLPNAVAPVVAGVGAAIALDAFSWWRSVLALLVSLSLIVGVNYANDYSDGIRGTDENRVGPLRLVGSGVAAPKAVLTAALIALGLAGVLGLVLVAVSGHWWLLAMGALCIVGAWFYTGGKKPYGYYGFGEIAVFVFFGLAGVLGTVYVQAGRVSWAALACAVAVGCFSTAVLTANNLRDIPTDIEAGKRTLATRLGDKGTRRLYLTLVAVPVLVSLVFAATDYRLTALAGLTVGLLLPAVGVVHGGKTGRELIPALRDTGFAMLAWAVCTAVLMNL; encoded by the coding sequence ATGGCGAGCTTGAGCGAGTGGATCGAAGGGGCCCGGCCGCGGACGCTGCCCAACGCGGTGGCGCCGGTGGTGGCGGGCGTCGGCGCGGCGATCGCGCTGGACGCGTTCTCCTGGTGGCGTTCGGTGCTGGCGCTGTTGGTCTCCCTCTCGCTGATCGTCGGCGTCAACTACGCGAACGACTACTCCGACGGCATCCGCGGCACGGACGAAAACCGCGTCGGCCCGCTCCGGCTGGTCGGCTCCGGCGTGGCCGCCCCGAAGGCCGTGCTCACCGCCGCGCTGATCGCGCTGGGCCTGGCCGGGGTACTGGGCCTGGTCCTGGTGGCCGTCAGCGGGCACTGGTGGCTGCTGGCGATGGGCGCGCTGTGCATCGTCGGCGCGTGGTTCTACACCGGCGGCAAGAAGCCCTACGGCTACTACGGCTTCGGCGAGATCGCCGTCTTCGTGTTCTTCGGCCTGGCCGGCGTCCTCGGCACGGTGTACGTCCAGGCGGGCCGGGTCAGCTGGGCGGCGCTGGCGTGCGCGGTCGCGGTCGGCTGCTTCTCGACGGCGGTCCTGACGGCCAACAACCTGCGCGACATCCCGACCGACATCGAGGCAGGCAAGCGCACCCTGGCCACCCGCTTGGGTGACAAGGGCACGCGACGGCTCTACCTGACGCTGGTGGCGGTCCCGGTCCTGGTGAGCTTGGTCTTCGCAGCCACCGACTACCGCCTGACGGCACTGGCCGGACTGACCGTCGGCCTGCTGCTCCCGGCGGTCGGCGTGGTCCACGGCGGGAAGACCGGGCGCGAGCTGATCCCCGCCCTGCGCGACACCGGCTTCGCCATGCTCGCCTGGGCCGTGTGCACCGCTGTCCTGATGAACCTCTAG
- a CDS encoding AfsR/SARP family transcriptional regulator: protein MDFAVLGPITLVSGGRAIPVPGRLRRTLLGVLLADANHFVRADVLADALWDGDPDRRAARKLHWHVHKLRSALPERERLGSGHGGYRLVVRPGELDAVRFEALAGRAAGEPRPAERTALIREALALWHGTPYGGLDVPVLADEVLRLTERRLVLLEQLHQAELDLGRHAAVVAELTGLVRRYPLRERLHYLLMVALSLDGRRAEALDAYRGARRVLVRQLGLEPGRALRDLERRILADGPAAWPAAGPSGGDQMTRR, encoded by the coding sequence GTGGACTTCGCGGTGCTCGGTCCGATCACCCTGGTTTCCGGCGGGCGGGCGATCCCCGTGCCCGGCCGGCTGCGGCGCACCCTGCTCGGCGTGCTCCTGGCCGACGCCAACCACTTCGTCCGGGCCGATGTGCTGGCTGACGCGCTGTGGGACGGTGATCCCGACCGGCGCGCGGCGCGGAAGCTGCACTGGCACGTGCACAAGCTGCGGTCCGCGCTGCCCGAGCGCGAGCGGCTGGGCTCCGGGCACGGCGGCTACCGGCTCGTCGTCCGGCCGGGCGAGCTGGACGCCGTCCGCTTCGAAGCGCTCGCCGGGCGGGCGGCGGGGGAGCCGCGGCCCGCCGAACGGACCGCCTTGATCCGCGAGGCGCTCGCGCTGTGGCACGGCACGCCGTACGGCGGCCTGGACGTCCCGGTCCTGGCCGACGAGGTACTGCGGCTCACCGAGCGCCGCCTGGTCCTGCTCGAACAGCTGCACCAGGCCGAACTGGACCTCGGGCGGCACGCGGCGGTGGTGGCCGAGCTGACCGGGCTGGTGCGGCGGTACCCGCTGCGCGAACGGCTGCACTACCTGCTGATGGTGGCGCTGTCGCTCGACGGGCGGCGGGCGGAGGCGCTCGACGCCTACCGCGGCGCCCGCCGGGTGCTGGTCCGGCAGCTCGGCCTGGAACCGGGCCGCGCGCTGCGGGACCTCGAACGCCGGATCCTGGCGGACGGGCCCGCGGCCTGGCCGGCCGCGGGCCCATCCGGCGGGGATCAGATGACGCGCAGGTAG
- a CDS encoding inositol monophosphatase family protein, whose protein sequence is MTLLSSRPPRPVEPGLLSRALEVAGRLANDATDVITATAGRGAHPSTLDSPFDWVTDTDRILERHTRRVLTAEFPGIPVVGHEFGADHGADIAEYRWVVDSVDGTANYVAGVPWCAYSLALVDAAGPVVGVVADPYRAQIYAAARGRGARANGKPIKLVDRCVTAGALVCTELARSGPWPGMGGFIERAAAAHAGVRVLGSAALSIAQVALGHAAAAVLHSYHEWDVAGSVAMAIEAGAVVLDKHGEDTALPTDGLLVAAPGVADEVLGWWQETAG, encoded by the coding sequence ATGACCCTCTTGTCCTCACGGCCGCCGCGGCCCGTCGAGCCCGGCCTGCTGTCGAGGGCGCTCGAAGTGGCCGGGCGGCTGGCCAACGACGCCACCGACGTGATCACCGCGACCGCCGGCCGCGGCGCCCACCCTTCGACGCTGGACTCGCCGTTCGACTGGGTCACCGACACGGATCGCATTCTGGAGCGCCACACGCGGCGCGTCCTGACCGCGGAGTTCCCGGGCATCCCGGTGGTCGGCCACGAGTTCGGCGCCGACCACGGCGCGGACATCGCGGAATACCGCTGGGTGGTCGACTCGGTGGACGGCACGGCGAACTACGTGGCCGGAGTGCCGTGGTGCGCGTACAGCCTGGCGCTGGTGGACGCGGCGGGCCCGGTGGTGGGCGTGGTGGCGGACCCGTACCGAGCCCAGATCTACGCCGCGGCGCGCGGCCGCGGCGCCCGCGCGAACGGCAAGCCGATCAAGCTGGTGGACCGCTGCGTGACGGCGGGGGCGCTGGTGTGCACCGAGCTGGCCCGCAGCGGACCGTGGCCGGGCATGGGCGGCTTCATCGAGCGAGCGGCGGCGGCCCACGCGGGGGTCCGGGTACTGGGCTCGGCGGCGTTGTCGATCGCCCAGGTGGCGTTGGGCCACGCGGCGGCGGCGGTGCTGCACAGCTACCACGAGTGGGACGTGGCCGGCTCGGTGGCGATGGCCATCGAGGCGGGGGCGGTGGTGCTGGACAAGCACGGCGAGGACACGGCCCTGCCGACGGACGGCCTGCTGGTGGCCGCCCCAGGGGTGGCGGACGAGGTGCTGGGCTGGTGGCAGGAGACGGCGGGCTGA
- the menD gene encoding 2-succinyl-5-enolpyruvyl-6-hydroxy-3-cyclohexene-1-carboxylic-acid synthase, with translation MNPSTAQARVIVDELVRNTVSHVVLCPGSRNAPLSIALYDAAAAGKLRLHVRIDERGAGFLALGIAARTGRPVAVLCTSGTAAANFHPAVLEADRAGVPLIVMTADRPPELRAAGASQVIDQHQLYGDAVRYFDELAVAERRAGQNSYWRSQICRAWNAAYGEWRCGPVHLNIPFREPLVPDLDDDGEWYESLDGRADGSRWTELPDFGALPSFVVPSARHGLVIACDTGVQAASEWAEQHGWPVVSETGGLGLSGGTAISSGVWLLAVEEFISRHKPEQVLCLGRPTVFRQIQQVLSDAEVEVLLVRPDSDWPAPAHNVRQVGQWFDEPTKPADPEWLASWRRADAAAASAVAATLADEPWPSGLRVATELVDALPPDSLLVVGSSNPTRDVALAGRLRPDVLVHRNRGVAGIDGTVSTAIGAAYVHRGPSYALLGDLTFLHDASGLLTGPAEQRPDLTIVVLNDDGGGIFSLLEQGAPEHSASFERVFGTPHGADLGALCAGYRVPHVVAETLTEFQAALAPAPGLRVVEVRVDRSRHRDLHARLRAAVSSAVSAV, from the coding sequence GTGAACCCTTCCACCGCGCAGGCCAGGGTCATCGTCGACGAACTCGTCCGCAACACCGTTTCGCACGTCGTCCTCTGCCCGGGCTCCCGCAACGCGCCGCTGTCGATCGCGCTGTACGACGCGGCCGCGGCCGGGAAGCTGCGGCTGCACGTCCGCATCGACGAGCGCGGGGCCGGCTTCCTCGCCCTCGGCATCGCCGCGCGCACCGGCCGTCCGGTGGCCGTGCTCTGCACGTCCGGCACCGCGGCCGCGAACTTCCACCCGGCGGTGCTCGAGGCCGACCGGGCCGGTGTCCCGCTGATCGTGATGACCGCCGACCGGCCGCCCGAGCTGCGGGCCGCGGGAGCGTCGCAGGTCATCGACCAGCACCAGCTCTACGGCGACGCCGTCCGCTACTTCGACGAGCTGGCCGTCGCCGAGCGGCGGGCGGGGCAGAACTCGTACTGGCGAAGCCAGATCTGCCGGGCCTGGAACGCCGCCTACGGCGAGTGGCGCTGCGGGCCGGTGCACCTGAACATCCCGTTCCGCGAGCCGCTCGTGCCCGATTTGGACGATGACGGGGAATGGTACGAATCGCTCGACGGCCGGGCCGACGGGTCCCGCTGGACCGAGCTGCCGGACTTCGGCGCGCTGCCGTCGTTCGTGGTGCCTTCGGCGCGCCACGGCCTGGTGATCGCGTGCGACACCGGCGTCCAGGCGGCCAGCGAGTGGGCCGAGCAGCACGGCTGGCCGGTCGTGTCGGAGACCGGCGGCCTCGGGCTGTCCGGCGGCACGGCGATCTCGTCCGGGGTGTGGCTGCTGGCCGTCGAGGAGTTCATCAGCAGGCACAAGCCGGAGCAGGTGCTCTGCCTCGGCCGTCCGACGGTGTTCCGGCAGATCCAGCAGGTGCTCTCGGACGCCGAGGTCGAGGTGCTGCTGGTGCGCCCGGACTCGGACTGGCCGGCGCCCGCGCACAACGTCCGCCAGGTCGGGCAGTGGTTCGACGAACCGACCAAGCCCGCCGACCCGGAGTGGCTGGCGAGCTGGCGCCGGGCCGACGCGGCGGCCGCGTCCGCGGTGGCGGCGACGCTGGCCGACGAGCCGTGGCCCAGCGGGCTGCGGGTGGCCACCGAGCTGGTGGACGCGCTGCCCCCGGACTCGCTGCTGGTGGTGGGCTCGTCCAACCCGACCCGGGACGTCGCACTGGCCGGCCGGCTGCGGCCGGACGTCCTCGTGCACCGCAACCGCGGCGTCGCGGGCATCGACGGCACGGTTTCGACGGCCATCGGCGCCGCGTACGTGCACCGCGGCCCGTCGTACGCGCTGCTGGGCGACCTGACGTTCCTGCACGACGCGTCAGGCTTGCTGACCGGGCCCGCCGAGCAGCGGCCCGACCTGACGATCGTGGTCCTCAACGACGACGGCGGCGGCATCTTTTCCCTGCTGGAGCAGGGGGCGCCGGAGCATTCGGCCAGCTTCGAGCGCGTGTTCGGCACGCCGCACGGCGCAGACCTGGGCGCGCTGTGCGCCGGCTACCGCGTCCCGCACGTCGTCGCCGAGACGCTGACCGAGTTCCAGGCGGCGCTGGCGCCCGCGCCCGGGCTGCGGGTCGTCGAGGTGCGGGTGGACCGGTCGCGGCACCGCGACCTGCACGCCCGCCTGCGGGCGGCGGTCTCCTCGGCCGTCTCCGCGGTCTGA
- the menE gene encoding o-succinylbenzoate--CoA ligase, whose protein sequence is MLPVHLDGSPEALETLQAAVAAALGGGPAVLPFTDPALRDAMAPDEPAEPGTAVVIATSGSTGAPKGVLLSARALTASAEATHARLGGPGHWLLATPAHYIGGLQVLVRSLLAGTDPVLLTGTGFRPDDFAAAAARLEGGPRYTALVPTQLVRLLDDGGAGLAAAKTFDAIVVGAAATSAALRERAADAGVRIVPAYGMSETASGCVYDGFPLDGVRVDLSGDRIRIAGDVLAHGYRRRPDLTEESFADGWFTTSDRGVRHGDGRIEVLGRADDMINTGGVKVSANAIERCLCAQPGVRDACVVGVPDPEWGEAVVALVVSRGEHGDLRAAVRAELGAAATPKRIEFGAELPLRGPGKVDRAAVKARLEPRPTG, encoded by the coding sequence CTGCTCCCGGTCCACCTCGACGGCTCGCCCGAAGCGCTCGAGACGCTGCAGGCGGCCGTCGCGGCCGCGCTGGGCGGCGGCCCGGCGGTCCTGCCGTTCACCGACCCCGCGCTGCGCGACGCCATGGCGCCGGACGAGCCCGCCGAACCGGGCACCGCCGTGGTCATCGCCACCTCGGGTTCGACGGGCGCGCCCAAGGGCGTGCTGCTGTCGGCCCGCGCGCTGACCGCGTCCGCCGAGGCGACGCACGCCCGGCTCGGCGGGCCGGGGCACTGGCTGCTGGCCACCCCGGCGCACTACATCGGCGGGCTCCAGGTGCTGGTCCGGTCGCTGCTGGCCGGGACGGACCCGGTGCTGCTCACCGGCACCGGCTTCCGCCCGGACGACTTCGCGGCCGCGGCGGCCCGGCTGGAGGGCGGCCCGCGGTACACGGCCCTGGTGCCGACCCAGCTCGTTCGGCTGCTCGACGACGGCGGCGCGGGGCTGGCCGCGGCGAAGACGTTCGACGCCATCGTGGTCGGCGCGGCGGCGACCTCGGCCGCCCTGCGGGAGCGCGCCGCCGACGCCGGGGTGCGGATCGTGCCCGCGTACGGGATGAGCGAGACGGCCAGCGGCTGCGTCTACGACGGCTTCCCCCTCGACGGCGTCCGCGTCGACCTCTCCGGTGACCGGATCCGGATCGCCGGGGACGTCCTCGCGCACGGCTACCGGCGCCGGCCGGACCTGACGGAGGAGTCGTTCGCGGACGGCTGGTTCACGACGTCCGACCGCGGGGTCCGGCACGGCGACGGCCGCATCGAGGTCCTCGGCCGGGCCGACGACATGATCAACACCGGGGGCGTGAAGGTGTCGGCGAACGCGATCGAGCGGTGTCTTTGCGCCCAGCCCGGGGTGCGGGACGCCTGCGTCGTCGGGGTGCCGGACCCGGAGTGGGGCGAGGCCGTGGTGGCCCTGGTCGTCTCGCGGGGTGAGCACGGCGACCTGCGCGCCGCCGTCCGCGCGGAACTGGGCGCGGCGGCCACCCCGAAGCGCATCGAATTCGGCGCCGAGCTGCCGCTGCGCGGGCCGGGCAAGGTCGACCGGGCGGCGGTGAAGGCCCGGCTCGAGCCGCGTCCGACCGGCTGA
- a CDS encoding glycosyltransferase family 4 protein produces the protein MHIVQLANFYGPRSGGLRTALHHLGAGYVASGHEVTLVVPGRRYADEVLPTGVRRFSLPAPQIPGTGGYRAVDPHRVRAVLRQLEPDRLEVSDRLTLRGMGSWASRHGVPSTVISHERLDRLLEQFLLPEPVARRVADAANRRMAASYDTVVCTTAFARAEFDRIAAPNVRRVPLGVDLTTFRPAMRDDGWRAGLAGGADVLLVHCGRLSPEKHVERSVDTVAELTESGARVRLVVAGDGPRRRALERRARGLPVTFLGFLPGRGDVARLLASADVSLAPGPHETFGLAALEALASGTPVVVSASSALREIVRPGCGAAVDDHAPAFAAAVTDLLGDPEDQRRAAARARAEEFTWPAAVAGMLATHG, from the coding sequence GTGCACATCGTCCAGCTCGCGAACTTCTACGGGCCGCGCTCGGGCGGCCTGCGCACCGCGCTGCACCACCTCGGCGCCGGCTACGTCGCGAGCGGCCACGAGGTGACGCTCGTGGTGCCCGGCCGCCGGTACGCCGACGAGGTCCTGCCGACCGGCGTGCGCCGGTTCTCCCTGCCGGCACCGCAGATCCCGGGCACCGGCGGCTACCGGGCCGTCGACCCGCACCGGGTCCGCGCGGTGCTGCGGCAGCTCGAGCCGGACCGCCTGGAGGTGTCCGACCGGCTGACCCTGCGGGGGATGGGCAGCTGGGCGAGCCGCCACGGCGTGCCCAGCACGGTCATCTCCCACGAGCGCCTCGACCGCCTGCTGGAGCAGTTCCTGCTGCCCGAGCCGGTGGCCCGCCGCGTCGCCGACGCCGCGAACCGGCGGATGGCCGCCAGCTACGACACGGTCGTCTGCACGACGGCGTTCGCGCGCGCGGAGTTCGACCGGATCGCGGCGCCGAACGTCCGCCGCGTCCCTCTCGGCGTCGACCTCACGACGTTCCGGCCCGCCATGCGCGACGACGGCTGGCGCGCCGGTCTGGCCGGCGGCGCGGACGTCCTGCTGGTCCACTGTGGACGCCTGTCGCCGGAGAAGCACGTGGAGCGCAGCGTGGACACCGTCGCCGAGCTGACGGAGTCAGGTGCGCGCGTGCGGCTGGTGGTGGCGGGCGACGGGCCGCGACGGCGGGCGCTGGAGCGCCGGGCGCGCGGCCTGCCGGTGACGTTCCTGGGTTTCCTGCCCGGCCGCGGCGACGTCGCCCGGCTGCTGGCCAGCGCGGACGTCTCCCTCGCGCCCGGGCCGCACGAGACGTTCGGGCTCGCGGCGCTGGAGGCGCTGGCGTCCGGGACGCCGGTGGTCGTGTCGGCGTCGTCGGCGCTGCGGGAGATCGTGCGGCCGGGCTGCGGGGCGGCGGTCGACGACCACGCGCCCGCGTTCGCGGCCGCCGTCACGGATCTGCTGGGCGACCCGGAGGACCAGCGGCGGGCGGCGGCGCGGGCCCGTGCCGAGGAGTTCACCTGGCCCGCGGCGGTGGCCGGCATGCTGGCCACCCACGGCTGA
- a CDS encoding 1,4-dihydroxy-2-naphthoyl-CoA synthase, whose protein sequence is MDDARVSELFDPAAWTGVEGFAFTDITYHRSAENRGGKRVVRIAFDRPEVRNAFRPHTVDELYRALDHARMSADVGCVLLTGNGPSPKDGGWAFCSGGDQRIRGRSGYQYASGETSDTVDPARAGRLHILECQRLIRFMPKPVIAVVPGWAAGGGHSLHVVCDLTLASAEHAKFKQTDADVGSFDGGYGSAYLAKMVGQKFAREIFFLGREYSAEQMHRMGAVNAVVPHAELEKEALTWAWEITRKSPTAQRMLKYAFNLTDDGLVGQQLFAGETTRLAYMQDEAVEGRDAFLQKRDPDFKDVPYYY, encoded by the coding sequence GTGGATGACGCCCGAGTTTCCGAGCTGTTCGACCCCGCCGCGTGGACCGGGGTCGAAGGTTTCGCCTTCACCGACATCACCTACCACCGTTCCGCTGAGAACCGTGGCGGCAAACGCGTGGTGCGCATCGCGTTCGACCGTCCGGAGGTCCGCAACGCCTTCCGGCCGCACACCGTCGACGAGCTCTACCGGGCCCTCGACCACGCCCGGATGAGCGCCGACGTCGGCTGTGTCCTGCTCACCGGGAACGGCCCGTCGCCCAAGGACGGCGGGTGGGCGTTCTGCTCCGGTGGTGACCAGCGTATTCGCGGACGCTCCGGCTATCAGTACGCGAGCGGGGAGACCTCCGACACGGTGGACCCCGCGCGGGCCGGCCGGCTGCACATCCTCGAGTGCCAGCGGCTCATCCGGTTCATGCCGAAACCGGTGATCGCGGTGGTGCCGGGCTGGGCCGCGGGCGGCGGGCACTCCCTGCACGTGGTGTGCGATCTCACGCTCGCCTCGGCCGAACACGCGAAGTTCAAGCAGACCGACGCCGACGTCGGCTCGTTCGACGGCGGCTACGGCTCGGCCTACCTGGCGAAGATGGTCGGGCAGAAGTTCGCCCGCGAAATCTTCTTCCTCGGCCGCGAGTACTCCGCCGAGCAGATGCACCGGATGGGGGCGGTCAACGCCGTCGTCCCGCACGCCGAGCTGGAAAAAGAGGCCCTGACCTGGGCGTGGGAAATCACCCGCAAGTCGCCGACGGCGCAGCGGATGCTGAAGTACGCGTTCAACCTCACCGACGACGGCCTGGTCGGCCAGCAGCTGTTCGCCGGCGAAACCACCCGGTTGGCCTACATGCAGGACGAGGCCGTCGAAGGCCGTGACGCCTTCCTCCAGAAGCGCGACCCCGACTTCAAGGACGTCCCCTATTACTACTGA
- a CDS encoding M1 family metallopeptidase — MRARTRTGLGALAAGVVSVLLAGTASAAPAPGAPGVGDPYYPNAGNGGTDVLHYDIRLTYQPATDLLSGTTTLLLTATQDLSRFDLDFALKASSVRVNNRPAQFANQTGNGELVVTPAQPLLKGQTATVVVAYADTPSTETVDGINAWKKGSFGALGIDEPQSSAWWFPANDHPTDKATYDVSIEAPDDNAAISNGTLVRKTKSRAGWTRWQWRSTKPQATYLTSFIVGKYEVVESTTPDGKPFITAYGADLGDSLYAAKASVERTPEIDEFLATQFGPYPFEAEGGVVTSGIGFSLENQTRPTYGVRNFRAGSNTTLIAHENAHQWFGDNVSLGRWSDIWLNEGFASYAEWLWSEHEGEGTVAELAQYTYDSNPADGDLWKLVPADPGADNQFDNAVYDRGALTLQALRTAVGDEAFFAILQTWQAQRGGANGRILDFIALAEKISGKPLHELFQTWLYTAGKPAVGPNGAAAVAARLAAPASVKPRSYDQIQANHRFLAAEHAG; from the coding sequence ATGCGTGCAAGAACGCGTACCGGTCTCGGTGCGCTCGCGGCCGGCGTCGTCTCGGTGCTGCTCGCCGGCACCGCGAGCGCGGCGCCCGCCCCCGGCGCCCCCGGCGTCGGCGACCCGTACTACCCGAACGCCGGCAACGGCGGCACCGACGTGCTGCACTACGACATCCGGCTGACCTACCAGCCCGCGACCGATCTCCTGTCGGGCACCACGACGCTGCTGCTCACCGCGACGCAGGACCTTTCGCGGTTCGACCTGGACTTCGCGCTGAAGGCGTCGAGCGTGCGGGTGAACAACCGCCCCGCCCAGTTCGCGAACCAGACGGGCAACGGCGAGCTCGTCGTCACGCCGGCGCAGCCGCTGCTCAAGGGCCAGACCGCGACCGTCGTGGTCGCCTATGCGGACACCCCGTCGACCGAGACGGTCGACGGCATCAACGCGTGGAAGAAGGGCTCCTTCGGCGCGCTCGGCATCGACGAGCCGCAGAGTTCGGCGTGGTGGTTCCCGGCCAACGACCACCCGACCGACAAGGCGACCTACGACGTCTCGATCGAGGCGCCGGACGACAACGCCGCCATCTCCAACGGCACCCTGGTCCGCAAGACGAAGAGCCGCGCGGGCTGGACCCGCTGGCAGTGGCGGAGCACGAAGCCGCAGGCGACGTACCTGACGTCGTTCATCGTCGGCAAGTACGAGGTCGTCGAGTCCACGACGCCGGACGGCAAGCCGTTCATCACCGCGTACGGCGCCGACCTGGGCGACTCGCTGTACGCGGCGAAGGCCAGCGTCGAGCGCACGCCGGAGATCGACGAGTTCCTGGCGACGCAGTTCGGGCCGTACCCGTTCGAGGCCGAGGGCGGCGTCGTGACCAGCGGCATCGGCTTCTCCCTGGAGAACCAGACCCGGCCGACGTACGGCGTCCGCAACTTCCGCGCGGGCTCGAACACGACGCTGATCGCGCACGAGAACGCCCACCAGTGGTTCGGCGACAACGTCTCGCTCGGCCGCTGGAGCGACATCTGGCTGAACGAGGGCTTCGCGTCCTACGCGGAGTGGCTCTGGTCGGAGCACGAAGGCGAGGGCACGGTCGCGGAGCTGGCGCAGTACACGTACGACTCGAACCCGGCCGACGGCGACCTGTGGAAGCTGGTCCCGGCCGACCCGGGCGCGGACAACCAGTTCGACAACGCGGTCTACGACCGGGGTGCGCTGACGCTGCAGGCGCTGCGGACGGCCGTCGGCGACGAGGCGTTCTTCGCCATTTTGCAGACGTGGCAGGCGCAGCGGGGCGGGGCGAACGGGCGGATCCTCGACTTCATCGCGCTGGCGGAGAAGATCTCGGGCAAGCCGCTGCACGAGCTGTTCCAGACGTGGCTGTACACGGCGGGCAAGCCGGCGGTCGGCCCGAACGGCGCTGCGGCAGTCGCGGCCCGTCTCGCGGCTCCGGCTTCGGTGAAGCCGCGTTCGTACGACCAGATCCAGGCGAACCACCGGTTCCTCGCCGCCGAACACGCGGGCTGA
- a CDS encoding DUF3592 domain-containing protein, whose translation MSTRGERARRVGWWTILGVASLLTVMCVCLLFAAIRNDSAISAQLGTATATVDSVAFDRTIIHFETPDGIVHSPANGVLYPDGLAAGQLVRIEYDASDPELARVAGRSATLTLLPLGSFVFFTWLVAGPGLWWIRRQDKRAVVSA comes from the coding sequence GTGAGCACGAGAGGTGAGCGGGCGAGGCGCGTCGGGTGGTGGACCATCCTCGGCGTCGCCTCGCTCCTCACGGTGATGTGCGTGTGCCTGCTGTTCGCGGCGATCCGCAACGACAGCGCGATTTCGGCCCAGCTGGGCACGGCGACGGCCACGGTGGATTCGGTGGCGTTCGACCGCACGATCATCCACTTCGAGACGCCGGACGGGATCGTGCACAGCCCGGCGAACGGGGTGCTGTACCCGGACGGGCTGGCGGCCGGGCAGCTGGTGCGGATCGAGTACGACGCGTCCGATCCGGAGCTGGCCCGGGTGGCCGGTCGGTCGGCGACGCTGACGTTGCTGCCGCTGGGGAGTTTCGTGTTCTTCACTTGGCTGGTGGCCGGCCCGGGGCTTTGGTGGATCCGGCGGCAGGACAAGCGGGCTGTGGTCTCGGCCTGA